The following proteins are co-located in the Thermodesulfobacteriota bacterium genome:
- the htpX gene encoding zinc metalloprotease HtpX, whose amino-acid sequence MNTLKSLILLVALSAILMFIGGAVGGRNGLLIAFGIAMVMNFVSYWWSDKIVLKLYQAKEVTAQDAPELYADVRDLAQRAGLPMPKVYITPQEQPNAFATGRDPKHGAVAVTVGIMRLLSREELRGVLAHELAHIKNRDILISSIAATIATAITYLAYMAQFAAIFGGGGGGRDERGGNPLGLLVMAIVAPLAATIIRLAISRTREYGADKGGAEISGNPMSLANALRKLAAGTERIPLRVSDQVADSTSHMFIASPLSGRSLASLFSTHPPMEERVRRLEDMAAGISR is encoded by the coding sequence ATGAATACACTTAAAAGTCTGATCCTGCTCGTTGCCCTTTCCGCGATCCTCATGTTCATAGGCGGCGCGGTCGGGGGACGGAACGGTCTTCTCATCGCGTTCGGTATAGCGATGGTGATGAACTTCGTGAGCTACTGGTGGAGCGACAAGATAGTCCTCAAGCTCTACCAGGCAAAGGAAGTCACCGCACAGGACGCGCCCGAGCTCTACGCGGACGTTCGGGACCTCGCCCAGAGGGCCGGGCTCCCGATGCCGAAGGTCTACATCACCCCGCAGGAGCAGCCCAACGCCTTTGCGACCGGGAGGGACCCGAAGCACGGCGCCGTGGCCGTCACCGTTGGCATTATGAGACTCCTGAGCCGTGAAGAGCTGAGAGGAGTGCTCGCACACGAGCTGGCCCACATAAAGAACCGCGACATATTGATAAGCTCTATCGCCGCAACCATAGCGACGGCCATCACGTACCTCGCCTACATGGCGCAGTTCGCAGCGATATTCGGCGGCGGGGGCGGCGGAAGGGACGAGAGGGGTGGAAACCCGCTCGGGCTCCTGGTCATGGCGATCGTAGCGCCGCTGGCGGCCACGATCATAAGGCTCGCCATATCGAGGACGCGCGAGTACGGCGCCGACAAGGGCGGGGCCGAAATCTCGGGCAACCCGATGTCCCTTGCGAATGCGCTCCGGAAGCTCGCCGCCGGGACCGAGAGGATTCCGCTCAGGGTAAGCGACCAGGTGGCCGACAGCACGTCCCACATGTTCATCGCGAGCCCGCTCTCGGGCAGGAGCCTCGCTTCACTTTTCAGCACGCATCCGCCGATGGAAGAGAGGGTGAGAAGGCTCGAAGACATGGCCGCGGGCATAAGCAGATAA
- a CDS encoding phosphoribosylaminoimidazolesuccinocarboxamide synthase, with translation MQTSFEGVNPPKRGKVRDIYDLGDKLLIVVTDRISAFDVVLPEGIPGKGRVLNQISKYWFGETEDIIPNHVISTDVKDYPEEFQKYSGVLEGRSMLVRKTKPLPVECIVRGYITGSGWKEYRKSRSVCGIPLPEGLVESSRLDDPIFTPSTKAEEGAHDENITFEQAAGLIGEEMANKVRDVSIALYSRAREMAEKKGIIIADTKFEFGLGEGGELVLIDEALTPDSSRFWPMDQYKPGGSQPSFDKQFVRDYLESIKWDKNPPAPSLPDEIIEKSAGKYNEALARLAG, from the coding sequence ATGCAGACGAGCTTCGAAGGGGTAAACCCGCCCAAAAGGGGAAAGGTGCGGGATATTTACGACCTCGGCGACAAGCTTCTTATAGTCGTTACGGACAGGATTTCGGCATTCGACGTGGTGCTTCCCGAGGGGATACCCGGAAAGGGAAGGGTGCTGAACCAGATCTCGAAGTACTGGTTCGGCGAGACCGAAGACATCATTCCGAACCACGTGATTTCGACCGACGTGAAGGACTATCCCGAAGAGTTTCAAAAGTACTCAGGCGTCCTCGAAGGGAGGAGCATGCTCGTCAGGAAGACGAAGCCCCTTCCGGTGGAGTGCATCGTGAGGGGATACATCACGGGCTCGGGCTGGAAGGAGTACCGGAAATCGCGCTCGGTCTGCGGCATACCCCTCCCCGAGGGGCTGGTCGAGTCCTCGCGTCTCGACGACCCTATCTTCACACCGTCGACAAAGGCCGAGGAAGGCGCCCACGACGAGAACATCACGTTCGAGCAGGCGGCGGGGCTCATAGGCGAGGAGATGGCGAACAAGGTGAGGGACGTCAGCATCGCCCTTTATTCCCGGGCGCGCGAGATGGCGGAGAAGAAGGGCATAATCATTGCCGATACGAAGTTCGAGTTCGGGCTCGGGGAGGGCGGCGAGCTGGTACTCATAGACGAGGCGCTGACGCCCGATTCGTCCCGGTTCTGGCCGATGGACCAGTATAAGCCCGGCGGCTCTCAGCCGAGCTTCGACAAGCAGTTCGTCAGGGACTATCTCGAATCGATAAAGTGGGACAAGAACCCGCCCGCGCCGTCTTTGCCCGACGAGATTATAGAAAAGTCGGCCGGGAAATATAACGAGGCGCTGGCGAGGCTCGCCGGTTGA
- a CDS encoding adenylosuccinate synthase: MPNIVVIGAQWGDEGKGRIVDLLSEDVDIVARYQGGNNAGHTIVIGEEKVILHHLPSGILRENKLSVIGNGVVVDPGVLLKEVAGLRAAGYKVDSNNFRISDRTHIIMPYHREIDVAREALKGKGKIGTTGRGIGPVYEDKAARRGIKLADLIDPECFRERLADVLEERNAYITKVLGGEPLSFDAIYAEYSGYGKILKEFSCDVSGLLNKALSEGKNVLFEGAQGALLDIDLGTYPYVTSSSASSGGACTGTGVSPTKIDVVLGVAKAYATRVGEGPFPSEIHGDAGKRLRDAGGEYGSTTGRPRRCGWFDAVALRYAATTNGISSLAITKLDVLSGFESVNICVGYKYKGETLTTFPSGCSALAECEPVYEEVPGWSEDISGVTEFEELPEGARNYIRKIEELTGVGIYAVSLGPSREKILFLSELA; encoded by the coding sequence GTGCCTAACATCGTGGTAATAGGGGCCCAGTGGGGTGACGAGGGCAAGGGAAGGATCGTCGATCTCCTTTCGGAGGACGTCGACATCGTCGCCCGCTACCAGGGCGGCAACAACGCCGGACACACCATAGTCATAGGCGAGGAGAAGGTCATACTCCATCACCTCCCCTCGGGCATTCTCAGGGAAAACAAGCTTTCCGTAATCGGAAACGGCGTCGTCGTAGACCCGGGCGTTCTCCTCAAGGAGGTCGCGGGCCTGAGGGCGGCGGGATACAAAGTCGATTCGAATAACTTCAGGATAAGCGACAGAACCCACATCATAATGCCCTATCACAGGGAGATTGACGTCGCGCGCGAGGCGCTGAAGGGCAAGGGGAAGATCGGCACCACGGGCAGGGGCATAGGACCCGTTTACGAGGACAAGGCCGCCCGGAGGGGTATTAAGCTCGCGGACCTTATAGACCCCGAGTGTTTCCGGGAAAGGCTGGCCGACGTGCTCGAAGAAAGAAACGCTTACATTACAAAAGTCCTCGGGGGAGAGCCCCTTTCGTTCGACGCGATCTACGCCGAATATTCCGGGTACGGAAAGATACTCAAGGAATTCTCCTGCGATGTATCCGGCCTTCTCAACAAGGCGCTGTCAGAGGGAAAGAACGTACTCTTCGAAGGCGCGCAGGGAGCGCTGCTCGACATAGACCTCGGGACCTATCCCTACGTCACGTCGTCGAGCGCGAGCTCCGGGGGCGCGTGCACAGGCACCGGCGTGAGCCCGACGAAGATCGACGTCGTGCTCGGCGTCGCCAAGGCGTACGCGACGAGGGTGGGCGAAGGCCCGTTCCCCTCGGAGATTCACGGAGACGCCGGCAAACGGCTTAGGGACGCCGGCGGGGAATACGGCTCCACCACCGGGAGGCCCAGGAGATGCGGGTGGTTCGACGCCGTCGCGCTCAGGTACGCCGCCACGACGAACGGTATATCGAGCCTCGCGATAACCAAGCTCGACGTGCTGTCCGGCTTCGAGAGCGTAAATATATGCGTCGGATATAAGTACAAGGGCGAGACTCTTACGACCTTCCCCTCGGGCTGCAGCGCCCTTGCCGAATGCGAGCCCGTATACGAGGAGGTCCCCGGGTGGAGCGAGGACATATCCGGCGTCACCGAGTTCGAAGAGCTCCCGGAAGGAGCCAGAAACTATATCAGGAAGATAGAAGAGCTTACAGGGGTCGGCATCTATGCCGTTTCGCTCGGCCCGTCGAGAGAGAAAATACTTTTCCTTTCCGAGCTGGCCTGA
- a CDS encoding PhoH family protein: MQETISTDNGVVRDIEFGDNNLVKELYGEQSENLKEVENRYGIRVHARGGKLSLEGGAPGVDSAARFFKEIYGLLEKGYVLDPADIELAARVIDEGKIRLEDIFLDTVCVSTRKKIIAPKSITQKLYIESIRKHDIVFGIGPAGTGKTYLAMAMAVSAFVNKEVNRIVLTRPAVEAGEKLGFLPGDLSQKVDPYLRPLLDALYDMMDYDKASRLVEKGAIEIAPLAFMRGRTLNDAFVILDEAQNTTSMQMKMFLTRLGYNSKAVITGDTTQVDLAASEKSGLLEAETLIKKIDGISFVYFSKNDVVRHPLVRKIIEAYEKNS; this comes from the coding sequence ATGCAGGAAACTATATCGACTGACAACGGCGTCGTAAGGGACATCGAGTTCGGGGACAATAACCTCGTAAAGGAGCTTTACGGGGAGCAGAGCGAAAACTTAAAAGAAGTCGAAAACAGGTACGGGATAAGGGTCCACGCGAGGGGAGGGAAGCTCAGCCTCGAGGGTGGCGCCCCCGGCGTCGATTCTGCCGCCAGGTTCTTCAAGGAGATCTACGGGCTCCTCGAAAAAGGCTACGTCCTCGACCCGGCCGACATAGAGCTCGCTGCGAGGGTGATTGACGAGGGCAAGATAAGGCTCGAAGACATATTCCTCGACACGGTCTGCGTTTCGACCCGGAAGAAGATAATCGCCCCCAAGAGCATAACGCAGAAGCTCTACATCGAATCCATACGCAAGCACGATATAGTGTTCGGCATAGGCCCGGCCGGTACGGGGAAAACCTATCTCGCGATGGCTATGGCCGTTTCGGCTTTCGTCAATAAAGAGGTAAACAGGATAGTACTTACGCGCCCGGCGGTCGAGGCCGGCGAGAAGCTCGGGTTCCTGCCCGGCGATCTCTCGCAAAAGGTGGACCCCTACCTCCGCCCGCTTTTGGACGCCCTCTACGATATGATGGATTACGACAAAGCCTCCCGTCTCGTCGAAAAGGGCGCCATAGAGATCGCCCCGCTCGCGTTCATGAGGGGGAGGACGCTCAACGACGCGTTCGTGATACTCGACGAGGCCCAGAACACGACCTCCATGCAGATGAAGATGTTCCTCACGAGGCTCGGATACAACTCCAAGGCCGTGATAACGGGCGACACGACCCAGGTGGACCTCGCGGCCAGCGAGAAATCCGGACTCCTCGAAGCCGAAACCCTCATAAAGAAAATAGACGGCATTTCCTTCGTCTATTTCTCGAAGAATGACGTGGTAAGGCATCCCCTCGTTAGAAAAATTATCGAGGCATACGAGAAAAATTCCTAG
- a CDS encoding ATP-binding cassette domain-containing protein: MIQLDNISLAYGSRELFKNLGWHVKDGKRIGLFGPNGVGKTTLLNVMAGVLRPDSGSVVVPPGKRVGYLPQEVEDAGSRLTVLEEALTAFSEIGGLEREMESVKDALEHIADKGSAEYERALHRLDAIQTELNTRDSHTVRYRTEKLLMGLGFEPDDLARPLDTFSGGWRMRVALAKLLLVNPDLLLLDEPTNHLDIESIDWLEGYLKDFPGTVILVSHDQYFLDRMVDTIAELSMGHITEYAGNYSSYVEERKARIEIHRSAYENQQRKIKDTERFIERFRYKNTKAKQVQSRIKALEKLERIPPPPGDADVIHFKFPDPGRSGKVVLELSSFSKTYPDDEGGGIPVFDNAGPLTISRGDKIALIGKNGAGKSTLARMLLGSEPFSGERKEGYNVEVTFFAQHQAESLDPRNTILEELSSAAGGRSEVEIRTLLGAFLFTDIDVFKKISVLSGGEKSRVALAKTLLSPKNFMILDEPTNHLDIQSRGVLVDALNHYNGTFVVVSHDRLFLDRVSNRVWYAEKGKVVTYPGNYSEFRYHQGLRESGWNGAPVTDNGKPASQETDATGGPADKKPVLSKREEAERRNRLYRELAERGIENMENWEELSSGQLRTALKDLEEKIHSSEEKKSELEDFLADPDNFRDAKRSEEVTREYGSLNDNLRKLYERWESVSSHLEGRTPGE, encoded by the coding sequence ATGATTCAACTCGATAATATATCCCTCGCGTACGGCTCGAGAGAGCTGTTCAAGAACTTAGGCTGGCACGTTAAGGACGGGAAGAGGATAGGGCTTTTCGGCCCGAACGGCGTAGGCAAGACGACGCTACTCAACGTCATGGCGGGGGTGCTCCGGCCCGATTCGGGCTCGGTCGTCGTGCCGCCGGGAAAGCGGGTCGGCTATCTGCCGCAGGAGGTCGAGGACGCGGGCTCCAGGCTCACGGTCCTCGAAGAGGCGCTCACTGCCTTCAGCGAGATAGGCGGGCTCGAACGCGAGATGGAGTCCGTCAAGGACGCTCTCGAACATATCGCGGACAAGGGCTCGGCCGAGTACGAAAGGGCGCTCCACAGGCTGGACGCCATACAGACCGAGCTCAACACGAGGGACTCGCACACCGTCCGCTACCGTACCGAGAAGCTCCTCATGGGGCTAGGCTTCGAGCCGGACGACCTCGCGCGGCCGCTCGACACGTTCTCGGGCGGGTGGAGGATGCGCGTCGCGCTGGCGAAGCTCCTCCTCGTAAACCCGGACCTCCTCCTTCTCGACGAGCCCACGAACCACCTCGACATCGAGAGCATCGACTGGCTCGAAGGGTATCTCAAGGACTTCCCCGGGACGGTTATACTCGTCTCCCACGACCAGTATTTCCTCGACAGGATGGTCGATACCATAGCCGAGCTTTCGATGGGGCATATAACGGAGTACGCCGGGAATTATTCTTCATACGTCGAGGAGCGTAAGGCGCGCATCGAGATTCACCGCTCGGCCTACGAGAACCAGCAGAGGAAGATAAAGGACACCGAGCGGTTCATAGAGAGGTTCAGGTACAAGAACACGAAGGCCAAGCAGGTCCAGAGCAGGATAAAGGCCCTCGAAAAGCTGGAGCGCATTCCGCCCCCGCCCGGCGACGCCGACGTTATACACTTCAAATTCCCCGACCCGGGGCGCTCGGGAAAGGTCGTGCTCGAGCTCTCTTCGTTCTCCAAGACCTACCCCGACGACGAGGGCGGCGGGATACCCGTTTTCGATAATGCGGGGCCGCTCACGATTTCGCGGGGCGACAAGATAGCGCTCATAGGCAAGAACGGCGCGGGGAAGAGCACGCTCGCGAGAATGCTTCTAGGCTCCGAGCCCTTCTCGGGCGAGAGGAAAGAGGGGTACAACGTGGAGGTCACCTTCTTCGCGCAGCACCAGGCCGAGTCACTCGACCCCCGGAACACCATACTCGAAGAGCTGAGCTCGGCGGCGGGCGGGAGGAGCGAGGTCGAGATAAGAACCCTCCTCGGGGCCTTTCTCTTCACAGACATCGACGTGTTCAAGAAGATATCCGTCCTGTCAGGCGGCGAGAAGAGCCGCGTCGCCCTCGCGAAGACGCTCCTTTCACCGAAGAATTTCATGATACTCGACGAGCCCACGAACCACCTCGACATACAGTCGCGCGGCGTCCTCGTGGACGCGCTCAACCACTATAACGGCACGTTCGTCGTCGTGAGCCACGACAGGCTCTTTTTAGACCGCGTGTCGAACAGGGTATGGTACGCGGAGAAGGGCAAGGTCGTTACGTATCCCGGGAATTACTCGGAGTTCAGGTACCACCAGGGCCTGCGTGAAAGCGGTTGGAACGGAGCGCCTGTCACGGATAACGGGAAGCCCGCGTCACAGGAAACGGATGCTACAGGCGGACCCGCCGACAAAAAGCCGGTGCTAAGTAAAAGGGAAGAGGCCGAAAGGCGTAACCGTCTCTACAGGGAGCTTGCGGAAAGGGGTATAGAGAACATGGAGAACTGGGAGGAGCTCTCCTCGGGCCAGCTCAGGACCGCCCTCAAGGACCTCGAAGAGAAGATACATTCCTCGGAGGAAAAGAAATCCGAGCTCGAAGACTTCCTCGCAGACCCCGATAACTTCAGGGACGCGAAGCGCTCCGAAGAGGTCACGCGCGAATACGGATCGCTGAACGATAACCTGAGGAAGCTTTATGAAAGGTGGGAATCCGTTTCGTCACACCTCGAAGGGCGCACTCCCGGCGAATGA
- a CDS encoding SDR family oxidoreductase, with protein sequence MKTVSILGCGWLGLPLGEYLLGKGYGVKGSTRTPGLLPELKAAGIEPYYISLDPGLTGGDGFERFFESEVLVINFPPERREDIVDFHTAQIKSLASRVEKSPVKNVIFVSSTSVYPELGREVFEDEEAPPEKASGKALVIAERLLLENPAFRTAVLRFGGLIGYDRKPGRFISGKRGLTGGDSPVNLIHRDDCILIIERIVERDTYGEIFNACADLHPKRKDYYTAQALKIGVPPPAFEGGGKPGFKIVKSDKLKTLLGYEFKYPDPSSID encoded by the coding sequence ATGAAAACCGTAAGCATACTCGGCTGCGGATGGCTCGGCCTTCCGCTTGGCGAATACCTTCTGGGAAAGGGCTACGGGGTTAAGGGCTCGACTCGGACGCCGGGGCTCCTTCCGGAGCTGAAAGCGGCCGGCATAGAGCCGTATTATATCTCGCTCGATCCCGGTCTCACGGGCGGGGACGGCTTCGAAAGATTCTTCGAGAGCGAGGTCCTCGTAATAAACTTCCCTCCGGAAAGGAGGGAGGATATTGTAGATTTCCACACCGCGCAGATAAAATCCCTCGCCTCACGGGTGGAGAAGTCTCCCGTAAAGAACGTCATATTCGTGAGCTCCACCTCCGTCTACCCCGAGCTCGGGAGGGAGGTGTTCGAGGACGAGGAAGCGCCGCCCGAAAAGGCCTCGGGTAAGGCCCTCGTCATCGCCGAGAGGCTCCTACTCGAAAACCCCGCGTTCCGGACGGCTGTGCTCCGCTTCGGGGGGCTCATCGGGTACGACCGGAAACCCGGGAGGTTCATCTCGGGGAAAAGGGGGCTTACGGGGGGAGATTCGCCCGTCAATCTCATACACAGGGACGACTGCATCCTCATAATAGAGAGGATTGTCGAAAGAGACACCTACGGCGAAATATTCAATGCCTGCGCCGACTTGCACCCGAAAAGAAAGGATTATTACACCGCACAGGCGCTCAAAATAGGCGTCCCTCCGCCCGCTTTCGAAGGCGGCGGCAAGCCGGGGTTCAAGATCGTGAAAAGCGATAAGCTCAAGACGCTCCTCGGTTACGAGTTTAAATATCCCGACCCGTCATCGATAGACTGA